TTCTACACCAAAACCATGATTGAAAACACCAGAGCCAATACAATAATTGTTGGTGATCTTAATGTAAAAAATATGGCTCAATCAAAGAAAGTAACTGAAAAAAGAAAACGTTCTCAGAATAGATCAACTCAGAATCAAGGATATCTTTCTCGTTTCATCGAATTCTTGACCTACAAAGCAGAGCTTACAAATAAAAGAGTAATAAGAATTGATGAAGCTTATACCTCAAAAGAGTGCTGTGTTTGCGGAAAAAGACACGACATGCCTCTTTGGGAAAGAATTATGAAATGTGATTGCGGAAACGTTATTGATAGAGATAGAAATAGTGCTATCAACATCATGAAGCGATTCTTATCACAGAATGCTTTGTGGACAGGCTATCAGAAATTTTCTGATAATCTTCGACAAACAGGATTACAGATGGATACTTGAATCATACTTGAATCACTGCAAATATCCAGGTGACGTAATCACTCGAAGGAAGCTCCGCCCTCGCTTTAATCAGAAAGCAGGGCGGAGTAGTTCACTCCGGTTTTCAGAGTTAACAAATACTTTGAAAAAATCAATTCTTATTGCATCCGAATTCAGACATGTTACTCGATATTTTTCAATCCTGCTGCTGAGAATTGAGAAAGTTATTTTGCTACAAACTCTGAGCTAAGGATTTTTCCCATGACTACTTCTTTTTCTGGGCCTTCAAGATAAGGAACAAGTAAGGAAAGAGCCTATGACCGTCGATATTCAGACTTAATCCCGGACGCAATCTCAAAGGATTTTCCCAGGATCTCTTTTTTTCTTGCTTCCCCCACATGAGGGACAATAAATAAAAGGGCTTGTGGCCTCACGTTTTTATCTTTAAGGCTGGAAGCTAACTGAAGGGCCCCTTCTATGATTTCCTTTTTTCTTTGCCCTTTCAGGCAGGGAATAAGCATCGAAAAAGCCTGAACCCTCAGGAACTCGGATTGAATTCCAGCTGCCATTTCAAGGGCTTTTACCAGGAGAACTTCGTTTACGATGTTTCCAAGGTGCGGAACAATCGAGGAAAAGATCTGGAATTTTGCATCATCATATTGAATATGGGGAGAGAAGTCAAAGATATCTTCAATGAGTTCTCCTTTTCCCGGGCCCTTCAGGTGAGGGGCAAGCGAAGCAAAGACCCTGGCTCTTTCAGCGTCATCATGAATATTTGAGGCAGAATAAAGGACTTTTTTTATATACTCTCCTTTTTTTGATCCTTCCAGATACGGCACAACCAGGGAAAGGGCCTGAGACCTTAAGTCTCCGTATTGAATCTGGCAGGCGAAGTCAAGGGCTTTTTCCAGAATTTCTTCTTTTTCCTGACCACATTCTGACGGCTCTGAATTCCGGGTATTACTATCAGCATTGATAGCACTGCCAGCACTGATGGAACTTACACAACTCTTTATTACTATCAATTTTTCAAGTAGCTCGTTAAATTCTTCAAACACTCTGGCTTTATCATTTGAGTTTTGTACGGAAGTCCCGTCCGGACGCTCTTCAGTTACCAGCTTCTTTATTGCCTCGGTTTCAATAAAAGATGAAATTTCTTTTTCCAGATATGGGTCCTTTTCAAACGATTTCAGGATCTCTCTAAAAAGGATCTGTTTTACTTCCGGATCAGAGGGTGCAATAACCATATCTCCTGCGGCTTCTTTCAACTCAGGCCGTTCTTTCGAGCACAGTTTCTCCCACAGCTTTTTCTTAACCGCCCAGACCTCAGGCCCTGCTTTTTTGCGAGCTTCTTCAGCCGCTTTTTTAGAGCCAATGACCAGATAGGGAGTTACAGGTTCGATAAGATCTGTTACTTTTTGTGCCAGTTGCCTGAGAATTACATCCTGTTGCCTCATTTTTTCATCCTTCATTTACGAAATGTTATGTTCTTCTCTGTTTGGTTAGTTTCTAAATAAAGTGATATCAGTAAATGTAATACCTGTTCTGGAATTACTATAATAACAGATAAATACTTCGTTGGAAGCTTTAGAAAGCTCAATGTGATCTGTCTATAGCCAATGAATTTAAATAATTGACTATAATTACAGACCGTTCACACATTTTCCAGTGTATTTAGAAGCTATTGAGAACTCCGGTATTCAAAAAATAACCTGAAAAATTTCAAAAAAGCTTGTTTCTGCTTTTTGTATTTAATTCAGGGCTGGGATTAAATGCCATAAACACTTAATCTGAATTCTGGCAATTAGAATTCTGACTGGCGAAAACCAGTACTATTAAATTTTTCGGTTTCCGAAGGGATTTTCTATGAAACTTACAGAAATTGTGCAAACTCTTGAAGAAATAGCTCCACCTGAGCTTGCTGATGACTTTGATAAAGGTAGAATTGGTTTGATCCTTGGGCTCGAGGATGATGATGTGAGCAGGATAGCAGTTGCCCTGGATGCAAACTCTTACGTTCTTAAAAAAGCCGCAGAAATGAAAGCAGACATGCTGATTACCCATCACACCCTTATCTTTCATCCGGTAAACATTATTTCAAAGTCTCTGGCTGCTTCCCTCAGGATCGCCCTTGAAAACGGGATCTCTCTGTACAGCATGCACACTAATTACGATAAAGCTGAAGGAGGAATTAATGATGTTCTTGCCGCCCGTCTGGGGCTCAAAAATATAAGGGCTTCCGAAATTGGCAGGATAGGGGAAATCGAACCATGTTCCTCAGCTGAACTGGCAGCCCATGTTTCGGATCGCCTGCAGACCCCTGTTATGTACGCCGGAGAAAAGGAAGAAATCCGTAAGGTAATGGTTATAGGAGGCAGCTGCTTTCGAAACGAGTATCTTGAAATCGCCAGGGAAAACGGAGTTGATGCATTTATATCATCCGAACTTAAACATGACATTCTCCGAACACATGAAGACCTCTGCCTGATTGACGCAACCCATTATGCAACGGAGAACCCGGGTATGGAGGCCCTGTGTTCTAGGCTGCGCAGGCTTCCTGGAATAGAGGTGAAATTCATTGACCAGCCTTCCGGACTCAGGGCAGTTAACTGTAGAGTTGATAAAAAGAAGGTTGCACTCGATATGAAAGAAGGAGAGGATGCCTGTAAACAGAAAGAACCTGGAAAGGGTTCTCTTGAGTTCATGCTTGAAGAACAGTCCAGAAACCAGATACGTTCAGATTACCGGCGCAGCCTTGGCAATGAAAATCGCAGAAGATACCTCGAGTGAACTGCTTTAACCAATGCTACTTCAACCAATGCTACTTCAACCAATGCTACTTCAACCAATGCTACTTCAACCAATGCTACTTCAACCAATGCTACTTCAACCAATGCTGCTTCAACCAAGATATCCCGGATATGTTTAAATAATATATTTCAACAGGGATACCTGTATGGGATATCAAATTTTTCTGGGTTTTGATTCTATTGCATTTAAATAATTTTCAATATGCCTTCTTAAAAGGTCCGTTTCTTTTATTTCAGGCAGGGAGTACATGATTGCCTCCAGATATCCGTACTTTTTAAGGAGGGTAAAAGTTGCAGGAAAATTTATGTCAAAAATCCAGCTCAGGCGAAGAAGTTTTACGTCGTTTCTGTTATTCATATCTTCAATTTTTGCCATTCTGTTATTCAGGATCTCTGACACCATAGGCTCCGAATACCCATGGGTATCTGGCAAATATAGTTCAAGCGCCGGATTCCGGCATTTTTCTTCTTCTGCATACTCTTCACTGGCAAGTCTCAGAATGTCAATCTTATCTGCATCCCTTATTAGCCTGATGAAAAAATGAAGTTTACTGAAGAGATCTATATTTCCTGGAATCTCCATCAGGTTGTGATATTCTACAGTTTTCAGGATGAGGTTTTCTTCCTCTTCGGAAAGACAGGAGAGAACTCTTTCTTTATTCAGAATTTTCACACCCAGAACCGCATGATTTTCCGATTCTGAGTCTTTGAACGTTTTATATTTAAAAAACTGCTCAAAACGACCCAGGTCATGAAAAAGGGCTATTGTTTCAGCAAGCATGCATTCATTTTCGCCTATCTTCTCAGATTTTGCAAGTAAAAGAATATTTTCACAAACCCTTCCAGTGTGTTCGATCTTTAGCTCAATATTTTCCTGAGTGAAAGAGTCGGGAGAAAAGAATCTGTTAACATACTCGAAAAACCATCTTCTAAAATAATCCAGATCTTTCTTCTGCATGCTTCTGCAATAAGAAATGTTGAAGTATATACTTTATGCATATCTTGAAGATTTTGTACTGAAAAGGTTTTTGCGTTTCAAGTAATAATATTACTATACTCCGGACAATAGTGGAGAATTAAAATCCCCCTTTAAGCTAAAAACCTTGAGATTTACCGGAACCTAACAATTATCTGTAAACACCATAAATCCTAAAAAAGATACCAATTATAGGAGGTTTTTAAGAGTAAAAACCTGATTATTCTCATATTAATCCAGTAATTCCCGTTTTAAACTGCATAAATTATATATGGAAGGAACTCCTCAAATTAAATGAGTGCTTACTGGGAAATTAGAGGAAGAGATTCAGCTTAAACTAAATAAATTATCATTGGGGGGAGTAAAAGGAATTCATATAGTTATATTTATCTCTGGATGTTCTTGTTTATACCATTTAGGAAATTACATATCAAAGTGACCTTAAGTCAACTACCCGTAAATCTGAAGATTTAACGGGTTTCTTGTTGAGTATTTATGAATAGGGGTATTTAATGAGCTCAATTAAAAAAATTTATTTGGTCTTTTGTTCTTTCATTCTTCTGGCCTTTATTTCATCTTTTACCTCAGGTTTTTTATCTGCAGCAGAAGCAGCTGAAAGCCAGAAGAATGTTGTAGAAGATGAAGGGGCTGTCACTCCCCTTTCTCTTGAAAAAGTACTTGCGCAGCGCCCGGTTTCTGTAGAAGGCCTGTTAAATAAAGGCAATGATCTCTATTCTCTTAAAAAATATGAGCTTTCCATAGGATGCTTTGAAGATGCACTTGAAATAGATTCGAACTCTTCAATGGCATGGTATGGAAAAGGTTGTTCTCTGACATCGTTGGAGAAATACGAAGAAGCAATTGACTGCTACGACAGAGCTCTTGAAACCTTCCCGGCTTCTTCCGGCAGCTGGCATGAAAAAGGCAATGCGTATCTTCAGACACAAAATTATGTCGAGGCTATTAACTGTTACGAGAAAAGTCTCGCTACGGATAACTATCTTTCCAGAGTCTGGTTCCAGAAAGCCCTTGCTTCAGAGAAACTCGGCCTTGAACAGGAAGCATTGACCTCTTATGAGAATTCGATTGAGCTCGGCAATGAATCTTCAAAAAATTTACAAATGCAAGGAAAAGTTTATGCCGAGCTTGAAAAATACGAAGAAGCAATGAGCTGTTTTGACAGAGCGCTTAATGTTACTCCTTACGATTTTGAACTCTGGACTCAGAAAGGAATAATGTATGATATTTCCGGGGATAATGAATCTGCAATACAGTGTTATGACCAGGCTATCTCCCTCAATCCTGACCTTGTAGATGCCTGGTATAATAAAGGCGTAATCCTTGAGAAGATGGGGATGTATCAGGATGCTCTGAACTGCTATGAATTTGTCCTCCTTTCAGAGCCAGAAAACCTCAGCGCCCTGCAGAAAAAAGGTTACTGTCTCGAACAGCTTGGTCGAAACGAAGAGGCATTGCAGTGCTATGAAGAGATCCTTATTTACACTCCTGATAATGCTGATGCATGGTACAGCAAAGGTTCCGTGCTTAATGCGATGGGAGATTATGACGCTGCAATAGTCTGCTATAATAGAGCACTTAATCCAGATACCGGAATTGAGGTGGAAAAGGCTGGAGATAGTCTTCTCGAAGAGCTTAGTGTTTACGACTCTTCACTTCCCAGTTATTCTGAAGTGCCCGAGTTTAAAACTTCTGCAGCTAAAATCTGGTACGATAAAGGGTTGGCTTTTGATAAACTTGAGAACTATGAGTCTGCTCTTGAGTGTTATGATAGGACCCTTGAGACCGAATCCGGACATGCAATAGTTTGGTACATGAAAGGCAATGACCTGGACAAACTTAACAGGTATGAAGAAGCTGCTGACTGCTATGATAAAGCCCTTAAGCTGGACTCCGGATATGCGAAAGTCTGGTATAGAAAAGGCTACGATTCTTCAAAACTTGGGCAGTACAAAGATGCCGCAAAAAGCTTTGATAAAGCTACAAATCTTGATGAAAACTACACACTTGCATGGTACGGCAAAGCTTTTGCCCTGGTAAAAACAGGAGACTATGAAGAAGCTCTTGTGTGCTATGAAAGAGTTCTTGCCGTTGCTCCTGACAGTGCTGAAATCTGGTACAACAAAGGTCTTCTCCTTGATCAGCTCGAAAGATATCAGGAAGCTGCAGACTGCTACAATCAAGCTCTCCAAATAAATTCAGGATATTCGATTGCCCGTTTCAGATTGAACAAGGATATGGAAGTGTTGTCTGAAAACTCGGCTTCCAATTTGTCTGAAGGTAAAAGTCCTGATCTCAGCCCACATAGGGTAATTTCAGGAGGCTTCTGGTCTTACCTTCTAGGCTATAAGTATGCAAATGTTGAAGAACGCTCGGACTTTTCAGAGAACTTTGACGACCTGAGTCCGGAATTCAGTTACGATGCGGCATGGTACGGCAAAGCTTCAACATACAGTAAACTTGAGATGTACGAAGATGCCCTCTATTCTTACGATATGGCTCTTTCAATTAACCCCCTACTCACCGAAGCCTGGTATGAGAAAGGCTCTGCCCTCGACAAATTCGGAAGAAGCGAGGAAGCTTTGTGGTGTTACAAAAAAGCCCTTGATCTTGATCCTCAGTCGAGCAATGCCTGGTATGGAATAGCTTCTACCTCGAACACCCTTGGAAGATCGGAAGAGGCAGTTACTTACTATGATCAGTTACTTACTGTTAATCCCAGTGATCCTGAAGCTCTTCAGGGAAAATCTCAGGCCCTTGTAAACCTTGGAAGATATGAGGAAGCAGTTTCCTGTTTCGACCCTCTTCTTGAACTTGAACCGGAAAACATAGAGGCTCTGGAGGGACGAGCTTTTGCTTTAGCCAAATCAGGGAAACAGGAAAAGGCTCTGGAGGATTACGACAGAATCATGAAGCTTGACCCTGCCAATTCAAAGGTGATGGCTGAAAAAGCCTCTTTGTATGAAGAAATTGGCAGGTATGAGGAAGCTATTTCAACCTATGGGGAAATTCTCCAGATTACGCCTGAGAACAGAGAGATAATGTACCGGCAGGGCAAGGCTCTGGAATCTATGGGAGATTTCGAAGCAGCAATCGCCTGTTATGACCGGATTCTTACACTGGATCCGAAAAACGTTGATGCGATTAATAACAGGGGTTTTGCTTATGCTAAAATGGAGAGATATCAGGAAGCAATTGCCAGC
The Methanosarcina sp. WWM596 DNA segment above includes these coding regions:
- a CDS encoding RNA-guided endonuclease TnpB family protein, which produces MKAVNFYTKTMIENTRANTIIVGDLNVKNMAQSKKVTEKRKRSQNRSTQNQGYLSRFIEFLTYKAELTNKRVIRIDEAYTSKECCVCGKRHDMPLWERIMKCDCGNVIDRDRNSAINIMKRFLSQNALWTGYQKFSDNLRQTGLQMDT
- a CDS encoding Nif3-like dinuclear metal center hexameric protein, which codes for MKLTEIVQTLEEIAPPELADDFDKGRIGLILGLEDDDVSRIAVALDANSYVLKKAAEMKADMLITHHTLIFHPVNIISKSLAASLRIALENGISLYSMHTNYDKAEGGINDVLAARLGLKNIRASEIGRIGEIEPCSSAELAAHVSDRLQTPVMYAGEKEEIRKVMVIGGSCFRNEYLEIARENGVDAFISSELKHDILRTHEDLCLIDATHYATENPGMEALCSRLRRLPGIEVKFIDQPSGLRAVNCRVDKKKVALDMKEGEDACKQKEPGKGSLEFMLEEQSRNQIRSDYRRSLGNENRRRYLE
- a CDS encoding pentapeptide repeat-containing protein gives rise to the protein MNCFNQCYFNQCYFNQCYFNQCYFNQCYFNQCYFNQCCFNQDIPDMFK
- a CDS encoding HD domain-containing protein, whose protein sequence is MQKKDLDYFRRWFFEYVNRFFSPDSFTQENIELKIEHTGRVCENILLLAKSEKIGENECMLAETIALFHDLGRFEQFFKYKTFKDSESENHAVLGVKILNKERVLSCLSEEEENLILKTVEYHNLMEIPGNIDLFSKLHFFIRLIRDADKIDILRLASEEYAEEEKCRNPALELYLPDTHGYSEPMVSEILNNRMAKIEDMNNRNDVKLLRLSWIFDINFPATFTLLKKYGYLEAIMYSLPEIKETDLLRRHIENYLNAIESKPRKI
- a CDS encoding tetratricopeptide repeat protein — encoded protein: MSSIKKIYLVFCSFILLAFISSFTSGFLSAAEAAESQKNVVEDEGAVTPLSLEKVLAQRPVSVEGLLNKGNDLYSLKKYELSIGCFEDALEIDSNSSMAWYGKGCSLTSLEKYEEAIDCYDRALETFPASSGSWHEKGNAYLQTQNYVEAINCYEKSLATDNYLSRVWFQKALASEKLGLEQEALTSYENSIELGNESSKNLQMQGKVYAELEKYEEAMSCFDRALNVTPYDFELWTQKGIMYDISGDNESAIQCYDQAISLNPDLVDAWYNKGVILEKMGMYQDALNCYEFVLLSEPENLSALQKKGYCLEQLGRNEEALQCYEEILIYTPDNADAWYSKGSVLNAMGDYDAAIVCYNRALNPDTGIEVEKAGDSLLEELSVYDSSLPSYSEVPEFKTSAAKIWYDKGLAFDKLENYESALECYDRTLETESGHAIVWYMKGNDLDKLNRYEEAADCYDKALKLDSGYAKVWYRKGYDSSKLGQYKDAAKSFDKATNLDENYTLAWYGKAFALVKTGDYEEALVCYERVLAVAPDSAEIWYNKGLLLDQLERYQEAADCYNQALQINSGYSIARFRLNKDMEVLSENSASNLSEGKSPDLSPHRVISGGFWSYLLGYKYANVEERSDFSENFDDLSPEFSYDAAWYGKASTYSKLEMYEDALYSYDMALSINPLLTEAWYEKGSALDKFGRSEEALWCYKKALDLDPQSSNAWYGIASTSNTLGRSEEAVTYYDQLLTVNPSDPEALQGKSQALVNLGRYEEAVSCFDPLLELEPENIEALEGRAFALAKSGKQEKALEDYDRIMKLDPANSKVMAEKASLYEEIGRYEEAISTYGEILQITPENREIMYRQGKALESMGDFEAAIACYDRILTLDPKNVDAINNRGFAYAKMERYQEAIASYDKTLEYAPENAAAWYFKGCAYFAISSNNAALECFDKVVQLKPNCITAWYNKGYLSNVMGDVNESINSYEGALTINPNAPSVLYNKRFAHYRLKEYNEASVCKERLDVVDPGFMEALQDRGTRIFIPETYKSDLNYSLPSRWYGVEENVSENVSLNMTEIDQQLNTTSGKEFENTGETNEDSRYWYIPEPDEDQGNEDHSDWYVPEPDEV